One segment of Rubripirellula amarantea DNA contains the following:
- a CDS encoding ThuA domain-containing protein: MLSLSFTLAVVAVASILDSGVARSQTDVSNASERSVDILLITGGCCHDYDFQTKAMQLAVKDHGIKANWTVVNDGGTGTDAQIALYDDPEWATGYDVVIHNECFADTKDPAYIRRITKAHHAGANAIVIHCAMHTYRGAEIDDWREFLGVTSRKHDHQSRYPVKIEKPGHPIMANVPADYVSATDELYVIEKLWPRAEVLATSESENTKVAHPVFWTNTYGQAKVFGTTYGHSNDTFSDDVFLGVLCRAVVWLSQPE; the protein is encoded by the coding sequence ATGCTGTCCTTATCGTTCACCTTGGCCGTGGTAGCGGTAGCGTCAATCTTGGACTCGGGAGTCGCTCGGTCGCAGACTGATGTTTCGAATGCGAGCGAGCGGTCGGTGGATATTCTGCTAATTACTGGTGGGTGTTGTCACGACTATGACTTTCAGACGAAGGCTATGCAGTTGGCGGTGAAGGACCATGGAATCAAAGCGAACTGGACAGTAGTCAACGACGGGGGCACGGGAACCGACGCTCAAATTGCACTTTACGATGATCCAGAATGGGCGACCGGTTATGACGTTGTGATTCATAACGAATGCTTTGCGGACACGAAGGATCCGGCGTACATTCGTCGAATCACCAAGGCTCATCACGCCGGAGCCAATGCGATCGTAATTCACTGCGCGATGCACACCTACCGGGGAGCAGAGATTGATGATTGGCGAGAGTTCTTAGGTGTGACGAGTCGCAAGCATGATCACCAAAGTCGGTATCCAGTGAAGATCGAAAAACCCGGCCATCCGATCATGGCGAACGTTCCCGCCGATTATGTATCCGCGACAGACGAACTGTACGTGATCGAGAAACTTTGGCCACGCGCTGAGGTGTTGGCGACCAGTGAAAGCGAAAACACGAAAGTCGCTCACCCGGTTTTTTGGACGAATACCTATGGCCAAGCCAAGGTTTTCGGCACCACCTACGGGCATTCCAACGACACGTTCAGCGATGACGTATTTCTAGGGGTGCTATGCCGCGCCGTGGTTTGGCTTAGTCAACCAGAATAG
- a CDS encoding aldehyde dehydrogenase family protein produces METKKNTGKFFSRNPLNQQLLWSGNVSTAEMVTETMEASRQAGLQWRNIKLSDRIAIAEQYSLYLKNHADRFAQLISDETGKLLRDAMGEVNASIAKVGLTIQAIQERRSETVVDQMNVTRNSQSISIDRRLSFAPLGVALVLGPFNFPLHLPGGQIIPALLAGNSVVFKPSEFATAVGAEMVAAWHECGLPKDCLTMLVGDRDVAKLAIDAEQTSAVFLTGSRNAGIAIHRQLAGRPEVLLALELGGNNPLVVDTNVPDEDVADLVSFSAFASAGQRCTCARRAIFIQGSSTDSQINALVEKSKNIRAGYPSDVPMAQIGRLISVDAADRMEATYHALIELGCQPIIPCQRDPQKPMLIRPMIVDAQGVSAEGLASIGAMEWFGPLLVVHRVANFDDAIGLANQTSYGLAASLLSDSAENFERFRQSSNAGVVNWNSPTSGAAGVLPFGGRGESGNHRPAGFHAIDFCSDPVASLEASQIASSNLWATVS; encoded by the coding sequence ATGGAGACGAAAAAAAACACGGGGAAATTTTTCAGTCGAAATCCCCTGAATCAGCAGCTTTTGTGGTCGGGCAACGTATCGACCGCCGAAATGGTGACCGAAACGATGGAGGCATCCCGTCAGGCGGGACTGCAATGGCGAAACATAAAACTGAGCGACCGAATTGCGATTGCCGAGCAGTACTCCCTGTACTTGAAGAACCACGCCGATCGCTTTGCCCAGTTGATCAGCGACGAAACGGGCAAGCTTCTTCGCGACGCCATGGGTGAGGTCAACGCTTCGATCGCCAAAGTCGGCTTGACCATCCAAGCGATCCAAGAACGACGAAGCGAAACCGTTGTTGACCAAATGAACGTCACTCGTAACTCGCAGTCCATTTCTATCGATCGCAGGCTGAGCTTTGCCCCTCTTGGGGTCGCTCTCGTCCTCGGCCCCTTTAACTTTCCTTTGCACTTGCCAGGTGGGCAGATTATTCCAGCTCTCTTAGCAGGCAATAGTGTCGTGTTCAAACCAAGCGAGTTCGCGACAGCCGTTGGTGCTGAAATGGTCGCGGCTTGGCACGAATGTGGCCTGCCGAAAGATTGCCTAACGATGCTAGTTGGTGACCGCGACGTCGCTAAACTAGCCATTGACGCCGAGCAAACGAGTGCTGTTTTTCTGACCGGAAGTAGGAACGCCGGTATCGCGATTCATCGCCAACTTGCCGGTCGCCCGGAAGTGCTTCTTGCGCTGGAACTTGGTGGCAATAATCCTCTTGTGGTCGACACCAACGTTCCGGACGAAGACGTAGCTGACTTAGTATCGTTTTCTGCATTCGCATCAGCGGGCCAACGTTGCACATGTGCGCGGCGAGCGATTTTCATTCAAGGTTCTAGTACCGACTCGCAAATAAACGCGTTGGTTGAAAAGAGTAAGAACATTCGTGCCGGCTACCCCAGTGATGTCCCAATGGCACAGATCGGTCGACTAATATCGGTCGACGCGGCCGATCGAATGGAGGCTACCTATCACGCTTTGATTGAACTGGGGTGCCAACCAATCATCCCGTGTCAACGCGACCCGCAAAAACCAATGCTGATCCGTCCAATGATTGTCGACGCACAAGGCGTTTCTGCCGAAGGCCTTGCATCCATCGGGGCCATGGAATGGTTCGGACCTCTGCTTGTGGTTCATCGCGTTGCCAACTTCGATGACGCCATTGGCCTAGCCAACCAAACTTCGTATGGCCTAGCGGCATCGTTGCTAAGCGACTCAGCAGAAAATTTCGAGCGTTTCCGACAATCCAGCAACGCGGGAGTCGTCAATTGGAATTCGCCAACCTCGGGTGCCGCCGGAGTGCTTCCGTTTGGTGGCCGTGGTGAAAGTGGAAACCATAGGCCCGCCGGTTTTCACGCGATCGACTTTTGCTCGGACCCCGTTGCATCACTGGAAGCAAGTCAGATCGCCAGCAGTAATTTGTGGGCAACCGTTTCATGA
- a CDS encoding RNA polymerase sigma factor, whose product MFRKKPRVAEEAQLIDRALQGDRSAFTELVTTNQDRLFASMLQVTGSPDEAEEVVQEAFIRAFIKLDTFQRNSQFFTWLYRIAFNSALTRRRRKRARVSLDHYRESTGLEISDDGDGVDERMLRGERVDMVRSAMHTLSEEHRIILVLREMEDHPYETIAEILEISIGTVRSRLNRARRQLKLAIENMQRAEEPKR is encoded by the coding sequence TTGTTCCGAAAGAAACCTCGCGTGGCGGAAGAGGCTCAACTGATCGATCGAGCCCTTCAAGGCGACCGATCAGCGTTCACTGAATTGGTCACCACCAACCAAGACCGCCTGTTCGCATCCATGCTGCAGGTGACCGGATCACCCGATGAAGCCGAAGAAGTCGTCCAAGAGGCCTTTATTCGTGCGTTCATCAAACTCGACACCTTTCAACGCAACAGTCAATTCTTTACTTGGCTGTACCGGATCGCGTTCAATAGTGCCCTGACTCGCCGCCGCCGCAAGCGGGCTCGCGTATCGCTAGACCATTATCGCGAAAGCACTGGACTGGAAATCTCGGACGACGGCGACGGGGTGGACGAACGAATGCTTCGCGGAGAGCGCGTCGATATGGTTCGGTCAGCGATGCACACGCTTAGCGAAGAACATCGAATCATTCTCGTGCTACGAGAAATGGAAGATCATCCGTATGAAACTATCGCCGAGATCCTCGAGATATCCATTGGCACCGTCCGTAGCCGACTCAATCGAGCCCGCCGCCAATTGAAGCTAGCGATCGAAAACATGCAGCGAGCCGAAGAACCGAAACGGTAG
- a CDS encoding SDR family NAD(P)-dependent oxidoreductase, with the protein MNPLVLPFSETNVVVTGSSSGIGRATAIALAQAGASKLVVHYHRNRAGATETAKLATDAGCPDVSVIQADLGEHQSRQRFVDEAFETLGQVDAWINLAGADVLTGEAAEMSFAEKLTRLWNVDVYGTIELSRCVAKKLQSQATSRPPSITFVGWDQAPHGMEGDAGQMFGPVKAAVMAFANSLAQELAPEIRVNTVAPGWIQTSWGETTSPYWDARAKGQSLMQRWGRPEDVAAAIAYLANPANTFTTGQTLNANGGWNRQFQ; encoded by the coding sequence TTGAATCCGCTCGTTCTGCCATTTTCTGAAACTAACGTTGTCGTCACTGGATCTTCCAGCGGTATTGGACGAGCCACCGCGATCGCATTAGCCCAGGCCGGGGCGTCGAAACTTGTGGTTCACTATCACCGCAATCGAGCGGGCGCCACAGAAACGGCCAAATTGGCCACGGATGCCGGATGCCCCGATGTGTCGGTGATCCAGGCCGACTTGGGGGAACATCAGTCACGGCAGCGGTTCGTCGACGAGGCGTTTGAAACTCTAGGCCAAGTTGACGCCTGGATCAATCTTGCCGGCGCTGATGTGCTGACCGGCGAAGCTGCCGAAATGTCGTTCGCCGAAAAATTGACTCGGCTTTGGAACGTGGATGTCTACGGAACGATCGAACTCTCTCGTTGCGTGGCGAAGAAACTGCAATCGCAGGCTACCTCTCGTCCACCGAGCATCACGTTCGTCGGCTGGGACCAGGCACCGCATGGCATGGAAGGCGACGCGGGTCAAATGTTCGGCCCCGTCAAAGCCGCTGTAATGGCATTCGCCAACAGTTTGGCGCAAGAGCTTGCACCCGAGATACGAGTCAACACCGTTGCACCCGGTTGGATTCAAACCTCTTGGGGCGAAACGACAAGCCCCTACTGGGATGCGCGAGCGAAGGGACAATCGCTAATGCAGAGATGGGGGCGTCCCGAAGATGTGGCCGCCGCGATTGCTTACCTTGCCAATCCCGCCAACACGTTCACAACCGGACAAACCCTCAACGCCAATGGCGGTTGGAACCGACAATTCCAATAG
- a CDS encoding alpha/beta hydrolase yields the protein MLLIELPSPMKLIYHITVLASVVLLAGTACSAPPTTDAANVENNASKTNTNKKANSRKPQPDEILSYKKVGDIDLTLHIFRPDDSTADQSRPAIVFFFGGGWVSGSPQQFYPQAKHLASQGMVAICADYRTQSRHQTPPTACVADGKSAIRYVRSHAASLGINPNQIAAGGGSAGGHVAASTAALTSFDDENDDTSVSCRPNALVLFNPVFDNGPNNWGHKKVKAYWQEISPAHNLHADMPATLVMLGTSDNLIPVSTAENFQTKLQSLGVRCELKLYDNQPHGFFNKAKYKETVQDMDVFLRSLGYLQE from the coding sequence ATGCTCCTGATTGAATTGCCTAGCCCAATGAAACTCATCTATCACATCACCGTCCTTGCGAGTGTCGTGCTATTAGCCGGAACAGCATGCTCAGCACCACCAACAACTGACGCTGCAAACGTAGAAAACAATGCGTCGAAGACGAACACGAATAAGAAAGCCAACTCTCGCAAGCCTCAACCCGATGAAATACTGTCCTACAAGAAAGTGGGAGATATTGATCTAACGCTTCACATCTTCCGGCCTGACGATTCGACAGCAGATCAAAGTCGGCCAGCGATCGTTTTCTTTTTCGGCGGAGGCTGGGTCAGCGGATCACCTCAGCAATTTTATCCCCAGGCAAAGCACTTGGCTTCCCAAGGAATGGTTGCAATTTGCGCTGACTACCGAACACAATCACGTCACCAGACTCCACCTACGGCGTGCGTAGCCGATGGTAAGTCAGCGATCCGATACGTACGAAGCCATGCCGCTTCACTGGGTATCAATCCGAACCAAATTGCTGCGGGTGGTGGATCCGCCGGCGGCCACGTTGCCGCAAGCACGGCAGCATTGACTTCGTTTGACGACGAGAACGACGACACGAGTGTTTCGTGCCGCCCCAATGCCTTAGTGCTTTTCAATCCGGTGTTTGACAATGGCCCGAATAACTGGGGACACAAGAAGGTCAAAGCCTACTGGCAAGAGATTTCCCCGGCGCACAACCTTCACGCAGATATGCCTGCGACCCTGGTCATGCTTGGAACCAGTGACAATCTTATTCCGGTTTCGACTGCGGAAAACTTCCAAACCAAGCTTCAGTCGCTGGGAGTACGATGCGAGTTGAAACTGTACGACAATCAACCGCACGGATTTTTCAACAAAGCGAAGTACAAAGAGACGGTCCAAGACATGGACGTCTTTCTTAGATCACTAGGTTACTTGCAAGAATAA
- a CDS encoding N-succinylarginine dihydrolase: MNKLIEVQVDRIVGPTHHFGGLGVGNLASSKHAGQISYPRAAALEGLAKMRLAVKLGAIQIVLPPQRRPNLGYLGALGFEHDVPELFAKLLSEAPHLLSAASSSSAMWTANAATVSPACDSAFSRTHVTIANLNASLHRVTESTETLVDLQSSLPANFMIGAPLPFAVALSDEGAANHMRLCASSHVNEAPSRGINLFVHGDGPLSPQRFRPRQTLEAFQAIARRHGLYAEDTFYLQQHPAAIDAGAFHNDVVAMSHHDCWIHHESAYVERTNYDAIESRFRSTTGTKIRRISVSQSELPLSEAVRTYLFNSQILTSLDPDGPAHLICPAQVVDSPAASGLVSRWIDEGLFSDVHFVELGQSMAGGGGPACLRLRVPMTLDEARDLDATQLWSLPVDQQLRDIINTHYPESFQLSDLQDSDMIRSIEIATSEIEDLLRPQSHAPD; this comes from the coding sequence ATGAATAAATTGATCGAAGTCCAGGTGGACCGCATTGTCGGCCCCACGCATCATTTCGGTGGTTTAGGTGTGGGAAACTTGGCATCATCGAAACACGCAGGTCAGATTTCGTATCCGAGAGCCGCTGCCTTAGAAGGGCTTGCGAAGATGCGACTGGCAGTAAAACTTGGTGCCATCCAGATTGTCCTGCCACCACAGCGACGCCCTAATCTTGGCTACCTCGGGGCATTGGGCTTTGAACATGACGTCCCAGAATTGTTTGCGAAGCTGTTATCAGAAGCTCCTCATTTGCTATCTGCAGCTAGCAGTTCGTCAGCAATGTGGACAGCAAACGCTGCGACGGTTTCGCCTGCGTGTGATAGCGCATTTTCGCGAACGCATGTCACCATCGCCAACTTAAACGCCAGTTTGCACCGTGTTACAGAATCAACGGAAACGCTGGTCGATCTTCAATCGAGTTTGCCAGCGAATTTTATGATCGGGGCCCCGTTACCGTTTGCTGTGGCTTTGAGTGATGAAGGGGCCGCAAACCATATGCGTCTGTGCGCATCGTCCCATGTGAACGAGGCGCCTTCGAGAGGGATAAACTTGTTTGTGCATGGTGATGGACCACTATCACCGCAACGCTTTCGGCCACGCCAAACGCTTGAAGCATTTCAGGCAATCGCTCGACGGCACGGCTTGTATGCGGAAGACACATTTTATCTACAACAACATCCCGCAGCGATCGATGCGGGCGCGTTCCACAATGACGTCGTCGCAATGAGTCATCATGATTGCTGGATTCACCACGAATCGGCATACGTAGAACGAACAAACTACGATGCCATTGAATCTAGATTTCGTTCAACAACCGGCACCAAAATACGTCGCATTTCGGTATCTCAAAGCGAACTGCCACTATCGGAAGCGGTTCGCACCTACTTGTTCAATAGCCAAATTCTGACGTCGCTGGATCCGGATGGTCCTGCTCATTTAATTTGCCCGGCCCAAGTGGTCGACAGTCCGGCTGCGTCGGGATTGGTATCACGCTGGATTGACGAAGGGCTATTTAGCGACGTCCACTTTGTTGAATTGGGTCAGAGCATGGCGGGCGGCGGCGGGCCGGCGTGTCTAAGGCTAAGAGTTCCCATGACCTTGGATGAAGCCCGCGACTTAGATGCAACTCAGCTATGGTCGCTCCCAGTCGATCAACAACTTCGCGATATTATCAACACTCACTATCCCGAGTCTTTCCAATTGTCTGACCTTCAAGACAGTGACATGATTAGGTCGATTGAAATTGCAACTAGCGAAATCGAAGATCTTCTACGCCCCCAATCCCATGCTCCTGATTGA
- a CDS encoding pilus assembly FimT family protein yields the protein MNHPLRKRYRSTRLGVTLVEAIMVIMLLSAAAASSMIYFDGSFVSRGEVSSSTHQVADTLQLAHNTAVLNQTKVSVRQVRGRSNQQLLITQAAGPIRDERTWLVDLPVDVKVSGSPTEITFTPLGQADQRLGWTISQGDSQGAVSVSPVAGTITRKTP from the coding sequence ATGAATCATCCCCTTCGAAAACGATACCGGTCAACGCGACTAGGCGTGACGTTGGTGGAAGCGATCATGGTCATCATGCTTTTGTCGGCGGCTGCCGCAAGCAGCATGATTTACTTTGACGGAAGCTTTGTTTCGCGAGGCGAAGTGTCATCGTCGACGCATCAAGTTGCCGACACCCTGCAGTTGGCTCATAACACAGCCGTACTGAATCAAACCAAAGTCAGCGTGCGTCAAGTTCGCGGACGATCGAATCAGCAGTTGCTGATCACTCAAGCGGCCGGTCCCATCCGCGACGAACGAACATGGCTTGTTGATTTGCCGGTTGACGTCAAAGTTTCAGGGTCACCAACCGAGATCACCTTTACGCCGCTAGGCCAGGCTGATCAACGATTGGGATGGACCATTTCTCAGGGAGATTCGCAAGGCGCGGTGAGCGTTTCACCGGTCGCAGGAACCATCACGCGGAAGACACCATGA
- the trpE gene encoding anthranilate synthase component I, whose product MHHPPSSAFADLAISHDFVPVFRRLLSDTLTPVTAFQLLDDGGPACLFESVIGGEKVGRYSFLASKPVERFSAKANTITYETELQSPEPQTLTRQADDPLDEFRAHFHHNVAKIDGLPPFIGGAIGYAGYDVVRYVEKLPDHSTDDRNLPDLDFAFYHTLCVFDHVAKTITVVTLADCRGVADTKSAHAAFDAATTHLDQTIERLSVAPGMPMQHWDPESWKNAKPLDVQSNFTQPQFEQAVRDCVEYIRAGDIFQVVPSQRLAVKTDVDPLEIYRSLRVVNPSPFMFFVRTPRCVLVGCSPEIMCRVADNVVTVRPLAGTRKRGVDEKEDKALEQELLADPKERAEHVMLVDLGRNDVGRVAKFGTVELTEVMIVERYSHVMHISSEVQGELREGLDAFDALKAALPAGTVSGAPKVRAMEVIDAIEPHRRGPYGGAVGYIDYRGNMDTCIALRTMVVVDGTVYVQAGCGVVADSDPTAEYEETLNKARALISAIELTVARVGEADSLT is encoded by the coding sequence ATGCACCATCCGCCCTCCTCTGCGTTCGCCGATCTAGCAATCTCGCACGATTTTGTGCCCGTCTTTCGCCGATTGCTTAGCGATACCTTGACGCCCGTCACGGCATTTCAATTGCTCGACGACGGCGGTCCAGCGTGTCTTTTTGAGAGCGTGATCGGGGGAGAGAAAGTTGGCCGATACAGTTTCCTAGCTTCGAAACCTGTTGAGCGATTCTCTGCCAAAGCAAACACCATCACCTACGAAACAGAGTTGCAATCACCAGAGCCGCAAACTCTTACTCGCCAGGCAGATGACCCGCTCGACGAATTTCGGGCGCACTTTCATCACAACGTTGCAAAGATCGATGGATTACCCCCCTTCATCGGCGGAGCCATTGGATACGCCGGCTACGACGTCGTTCGCTACGTCGAAAAGCTCCCTGACCACTCCACCGACGATCGCAACCTGCCGGACCTGGATTTTGCGTTCTATCACACGTTGTGTGTGTTCGACCACGTTGCCAAAACTATCACGGTAGTGACGCTCGCCGATTGCCGAGGCGTTGCTGATACCAAATCTGCGCACGCAGCGTTTGATGCTGCGACTACCCACCTCGATCAAACCATCGAGCGGCTTTCCGTTGCCCCTGGCATGCCTATGCAGCACTGGGATCCGGAATCCTGGAAAAACGCCAAGCCGTTGGACGTTCAGTCGAATTTCACTCAACCGCAATTTGAGCAGGCCGTTCGTGATTGCGTTGAATACATACGCGCCGGCGATATTTTCCAGGTTGTTCCCTCGCAACGATTAGCGGTCAAAACGGACGTTGATCCGCTAGAGATTTATCGCTCATTGCGTGTGGTGAACCCAAGCCCGTTCATGTTTTTTGTGCGTACGCCCCGATGTGTGTTGGTGGGATGTTCGCCTGAAATCATGTGCCGGGTCGCAGATAATGTTGTCACCGTTCGCCCCCTTGCCGGCACACGCAAACGGGGCGTCGACGAAAAAGAGGATAAAGCACTCGAGCAGGAACTATTAGCCGATCCCAAGGAAAGAGCCGAACACGTGATGTTGGTCGACTTAGGCCGAAACGATGTTGGTCGAGTCGCCAAGTTTGGCACGGTGGAATTGACTGAGGTGATGATCGTCGAGCGATATTCCCATGTCATGCACATCAGCAGCGAAGTTCAAGGGGAACTGCGTGAGGGGCTCGATGCGTTCGATGCTTTGAAGGCTGCCTTGCCGGCGGGGACTGTGTCTGGTGCTCCCAAAGTCCGAGCAATGGAGGTAATTGATGCGATTGAACCGCATCGCCGTGGACCGTACGGAGGTGCAGTTGGTTACATTGACTACCGCGGCAACATGGACACCTGCATTGCCCTGCGGACCATGGTGGTCGTTGATGGCACGGTCTACGTGCAAGCAGGTTGTGGCGTCGTCGCCGACAGCGATCCGACGGCCGAGTACGAGGAAACGCTCAACAAAGCTCGCGCGTTAATCTCGGCGATTGAGCTGACCGTTGCCCGTGTGGGCGAAGCCGATTCATTGACCTGA
- a CDS encoding UvrB/UvrC motif-containing protein: MKCQYCEKPATFHITELTEPSGPAVMHLCEEHARNFLHKENASPAASIAGALAKQFDLGQTKAELAELDQKECPVCGISFFEFRNTGRLGCPYDYKHFEVDLKPLLNNIHESLEHCGKRPKRAAASADSQAQMIQLRREMEEAIEREDYERASEIRDELKKMEQTESAIPPATPSSTKPKKRTPSASNKPSASKKKASDDVDGETQS, translated from the coding sequence ATGAAATGCCAGTATTGCGAAAAGCCAGCCACCTTCCACATTACCGAACTAACCGAGCCTTCCGGCCCGGCAGTGATGCACTTGTGCGAAGAACACGCCCGGAACTTTTTGCACAAGGAAAACGCGAGCCCCGCAGCTTCCATTGCGGGAGCCCTCGCAAAACAATTTGACCTTGGTCAAACCAAGGCTGAATTGGCCGAACTCGACCAAAAAGAATGCCCCGTTTGCGGCATTAGTTTCTTTGAGTTCCGAAACACCGGACGGCTCGGGTGCCCCTATGACTACAAGCACTTCGAAGTTGACCTTAAGCCATTGCTTAACAACATCCACGAATCGCTAGAACACTGCGGCAAACGTCCGAAACGCGCTGCGGCTTCCGCCGACTCTCAGGCCCAAATGATTCAGCTTCGACGCGAGATGGAAGAAGCGATCGAGCGTGAGGACTACGAACGAGCCTCGGAAATTCGTGACGAGTTGAAAAAGATGGAACAGACCGAGTCTGCCATTCCACCAGCAACGCCAAGTTCAACGAAGCCGAAAAAACGTACTCCTTCTGCGTCGAATAAACCTTCTGCGTCCAAGAAAAAGGCGAGTGATGACGTTGATGGAGAAACGCAATCGTGA
- a CDS encoding prepilin-type N-terminal cleavage/methylation domain-containing protein: MKRNKKSGFSLLEVIAAVVILAVVAAATVATVAPMRAKSEDKLDDQQIATLNAMSQTFFLEKGAYPTTVTQLAQAEYLPYTTTDERRRVSAMRSKYNYDRTTGVFTKK; this comes from the coding sequence ATGAAACGAAATAAGAAAAGCGGTTTCTCGCTACTTGAAGTTATTGCAGCCGTCGTCATTTTGGCTGTTGTCGCCGCCGCAACCGTTGCAACCGTTGCACCGATGCGAGCGAAGAGCGAAGACAAGCTCGATGATCAACAAATCGCAACGCTTAACGCCATGAGCCAAACTTTCTTTCTAGAGAAAGGCGCTTATCCAACGACCGTGACGCAATTGGCACAAGCCGAGTACCTGCCATACACAACAACCGACGAGCGCCGACGCGTTAGTGCTATGCGTTCGAAGTACAACTACGATCGCACCACCGGCGTCTTCACAAAGAAGTAG
- a CDS encoding type II secretion system protein, with protein MSISRHPNIPIRKGISLIEVIACTAILAIMMVPLASLMRSSRMSLARSQSISVVDQLQDTSRWIRQAVSDGTLVDAQSDAIKLVMASGQTVKVYRQNRDLVLDDGREQVILLEEIEDVAFGDIRQSSSPGKLIGLKMQIRKRDAASGKTEETTTIVSIEPQLS; from the coding sequence GTGAGCATTTCACGTCATCCGAACATCCCGATCCGAAAAGGCATCAGCCTGATCGAAGTGATTGCCTGCACTGCAATCTTGGCGATCATGATGGTACCGCTTGCATCGTTGATGCGGTCATCGCGAATGTCGCTAGCTAGGTCTCAAAGCATTTCAGTTGTTGACCAACTGCAAGACACCTCACGCTGGATTCGCCAAGCGGTTAGCGATGGAACTCTTGTCGATGCTCAGTCCGATGCGATCAAACTCGTGATGGCTAGTGGTCAGACCGTGAAGGTTTACCGCCAAAATCGTGACCTTGTTCTCGACGACGGACGCGAACAAGTAATCTTGCTTGAAGAAATCGAAGATGTCGCGTTTGGTGATATCCGACAAAGCTCTTCACCCGGAAAGCTAATCGGTTTGAAGATGCAGATCCGCAAACGTGATGCTGCGTCAGGAAAAACCGAAGAGACGACGACGATTGTTTCGATTGAGCCGCAGCTAAGTTAG
- a CDS encoding protein arginine kinase produces the protein MKTDADFNKLARTPGEWLRGTGPESDIVISSRIRLARNLADFPFIRRCSDEDRLSIERTVRSRMEQIEGWNDINYVDIDALSEIDRQFLVERQLISREIADADGSRGVAIDPNEQYSVMVNEEDHLRIQVMHSGLDLQSAWQQINGIDDQLESAVLYAYHPKYGYLTACPTNVGTGLRVSVMLHLPALVITQQIEKVFRSMQRINVTVRGLYGEGSQYTGDFYQVSNQVTLGHSEEDLVSLVGDKVVPDIIDYERKAREFLISKSETDLHDDVSRALGTLSTAKKISSEETMHYLSKVRMGVSLGLINDVHIETINKLFIHTQPAHLQKIHGRLLGSSDRNIERATYLQRHLHGERGAGELN, from the coding sequence GTGAAAACTGACGCTGACTTTAACAAACTCGCACGCACGCCCGGCGAATGGCTGCGTGGCACCGGTCCCGAATCGGACATCGTCATTAGCAGCCGCATTCGACTGGCTCGCAATTTGGCCGATTTCCCGTTCATCCGCCGCTGCAGTGATGAAGACCGACTAAGTATCGAGCGAACCGTTCGGTCTCGAATGGAACAAATCGAAGGTTGGAACGACATTAACTATGTCGATATCGACGCCTTGTCCGAGATTGACCGACAATTTTTGGTCGAACGACAACTCATTAGCCGCGAGATCGCCGACGCTGACGGATCACGCGGTGTCGCGATCGATCCGAATGAGCAATACAGCGTGATGGTCAATGAAGAAGACCACCTACGGATTCAAGTCATGCACAGTGGTCTCGATTTGCAATCGGCGTGGCAGCAGATCAACGGCATTGATGACCAACTCGAATCCGCCGTGCTGTACGCTTACCATCCGAAATACGGATACTTAACGGCGTGTCCCACAAACGTGGGCACCGGCTTACGTGTTAGCGTCATGCTGCATTTACCGGCACTGGTGATCACGCAGCAAATCGAAAAAGTCTTTCGAAGTATGCAGCGAATCAATGTTACCGTGCGCGGACTCTATGGCGAAGGTTCACAATACACCGGCGACTTCTATCAAGTCAGCAACCAAGTCACGTTGGGTCATAGCGAAGAAGACTTGGTATCGCTGGTTGGCGACAAAGTGGTGCCGGACATTATCGACTACGAACGAAAAGCTCGCGAATTCCTCATCAGCAAGAGCGAGACGGATCTTCACGACGATGTCAGCCGAGCACTGGGTACGTTGAGCACCGCGAAGAAAATCAGCAGCGAAGAAACCATGCACTACCTGTCCAAGGTCCGTATGGGCGTTAGTCTTGGGCTGATAAACGATGTGCATATCGAGACCATCAATAAGCTCTTTATCCATACTCAACCGGCTCATTTGCAGAAGATCCATGGCCGGTTGCTGGGATCTTCTGATCGCAACATTGAACGGGCAACCTATCTGCAGCGGCATTTGCATGGCGAACGGGGTGCTGGAGAGCTGAACTGA